ATCCGCATACTTGCCGAGCCCCAATACCTCCAACCATTCCGTCACGCTACTCAAGCCGTCTCGTCCGACTTCAGCATCGTCCTCTCCGTGCCCGTGCCCGTGACCGGCGTTGGGGGAGACATTCCCATCCTCGGTTCCTTCTTTACTTGCCATTGATGTTTCGCGACCCGACAAATCATCGAATTGATCGGGAGCAGAATTCTCCGCGAATCCAACCGAAACCTTTCCATCTGATTCATCAGCAATCTCAGGACTATATGTAAAACCCCAACCGCTCGCGAAAACCCTGTTACTCCCCGCCGCGCTCCGGCACCGGCGCTTCATCACCCGACACTTGCGAGTGACGGCACCGAAATTCAGCTCGAATTTGGCCATCCCCATTTCCCCTGAACTCTCTGCTTCAGAAGCCGGGTTCTCATTTTCTCCTCGCTGCAGCAGAGGATCGACTGAAATCCCCGGCGACACGGCACGGTCCAAACCCAAAGACTCCGGCGGGGCCTCTTTCGAAACGGACCTCTTTCCAGGATCAACGACGCGGTTCCTTCTCTTGCGAATCGAATTCGCCTCGTATCTATGAGAGAACACGCATGCAAAGGCAGCAGGGAAATCTCCCACCTCACCTAATCTAACGTTCGGCCGTCTCTCTCTTTTCGAATCCATGCGCAAAATCAGCATGCTTCAACGAGGACCCGCGATGATTCGGCACCTTAACAACTATCTTCAATCGAAACCAACAAGTCGCAGTCAAAACCACGACGAAATATAGAACCAACCCAGAATCAGGAGAAACCAAAAGAATCCACACGAAGTAGACCGAACACATTCAAGATCATGACTAACTACCGCAGGCAGAACCCATCTAACCAAACAAATTCGCAGACGGTTCACATGCAGCAACCGCAAGAACAGAGCCACTTAAGGAAAAGCCGGGCGGACTAACCTTGGAGACGGCAAACCACTGCACATCAAATCTCGAACGTTTCGCATGCTTTCCCAAAATTGGGTTCCTTTGAAGACTCCTTCCCCCCACAGGACTACCGCCCACCACAAGGAAAACCGCTGACTTCCGCCTGCTGGGTCTTCCTTTCGCTTTAATAATATAAGGACAGCAGATGGGCCAGGTggatttcttttggattttgcAATTCGTCTATGGGCAGCAAATTCTTTCTCGCTGTCGGGATTGAGATGAGAACAGAGACGACGGGGTCGTATCTTGGAAAGCAAAAGGTTGGGAAGCAAGCGAGGTAGGTCCTCTTTAAATTATTCCGGGCTGTCGGATCGATATTGAGAAGCTGAGGATTGGAATCGTCAGATGCTGTCCAGCACATAGATAGGCGAAAAGGATAGGAAGGGGGAAGACCAAAACGTGGCGCGTTGGGAAGTGCGGAGACAGAGTAGTACCAATGTATCTGAAGTGCTTCTGGGACACGTAAGGGTCAATTCCTGTCATGAGGACAAGATGGGTTGGGGTTCTTTAATCACTTcgatgctttttttttgggataattaattattcgAAAAATGATGCGATtgttcctaaattttgactGCATTAGAAAtttaatctctaaatttttaatatattcagTATGATACATAAACTTTAACATATTATATgatatgattcatgaattttcaatttattgatacatatttaatttagtctatAAATCATTTCTATGGATCAAATTGAATCTAGAGATATAATAATTTAGAGAGTAAATTAAACgtttattaaaaagtttaataaTCATATTATAcattatattaaaattgaaaaatcacataaaataaaataaaaatttagatatcacaTTACATACCAAGTGAAAGTTCAAGGGTCATTTGTGTAAATACCTTTTAATTATTTcgtaaaaatgaattattaaaaatattatttttatcgtttaaaatgatcaattaataaaaatatttttattattgataatagtttatgtctaaatattatttgaatgatgtgaatatttttatttgttcatttttgttaCTAATACAagctattatttaaaaatatatatttatttttcacaaaacgtATGAAATATGTTTGATCTTTTGAGGTTTAAAATATGGGCACTAGGTTAGGCAAAAAGTAAGAATAAAGCAATAAATCGAAAAAAAGGAAGTTAAAATCATTGAAAATTCATTCAATAAGCCACGTCGCCGTTCACTATtcacacatatatataattaagaaaaagatgCACTTAGCGGGCCTT
The sequence above is drawn from the Eucalyptus grandis isolate ANBG69807.140 chromosome 11, ASM1654582v1, whole genome shotgun sequence genome and encodes:
- the LOC104426079 gene encoding uncharacterized protein LOC104426079, coding for MLILRMDSKRERRPNVRLGEVGDFPAAFACVFSHRYEANSIRKRRNRVVDPGKRSVSKEAPPESLGLDRAVSPGISVDPLLQRGENENPASEAESSGEMGMAKFELNFGAVTRKCRVMKRRCRSAAGSNRVFASGWGFTYSPEIADESDGKVSVGFAENSAPDQFDDLSGRETSMASKEGTEDGNVSPNAGHGHGHGEDDAEVGRDGLSSVTEWLEVLGLGKYADMFEMHEVDEEVLPLLTLQDLKEMGVHAVGPRRKLYSAIKQLAGTLE